The following are from one region of the Blastocatellia bacterium genome:
- a CDS encoding DUF1501 domain-containing protein, with translation MKRKPDSSPTQAASQISRRWFIEQCGVGLGAIALGHLMGGAGVAADQVTAQADPLAPRKPPLAAKAKNVIFLFMAGAPSHLDLFDYKPQLAKFNGTLPPPELLKDYRAAFINPNSKLLGPKFKFARHGQSGAELSELLPHLAGIADDVAIVKSMVTDAFNHAPGQLLMNTGSMIFGRPSMGAWVLYGLGSEGRDLPAFVVFSSGSKGPSGGNSCWGSGFLPTVYQGVQFRSGGDPVLYLSNPRGVDAGLQRATLDSLSRLNQMRLDAVGDPEISTRINSFEMAFRMQSAAPDLMDIAKEPPRVLEMYGAEPGKSSFANNCLLARRLVERGVRFVQLYHEAWDQHGALVKDLKKNCQDTDQACAALIKDLKQRGMLDDTLVIWGGEFGRTPMMQAGDDGRDHHPNAFTMWLAGGGIKPGITIGETDELGFNVAKDKVHVHDLHATILRLLGFDHTKLTYRFQGRDFRLTDVHGNVVESLLA, from the coding sequence ATGAAAAGAAAACCAGATTCATCACCAACGCAAGCCGCCAGTCAGATCAGCCGCCGCTGGTTCATTGAACAATGTGGCGTCGGCCTGGGGGCCATCGCGCTCGGTCATCTGATGGGAGGCGCAGGCGTGGCCGCCGATCAGGTGACGGCGCAGGCCGACCCGCTCGCGCCACGCAAGCCGCCGCTCGCGGCGAAGGCGAAGAACGTCATTTTTCTGTTTATGGCCGGCGCGCCCAGCCACCTCGACCTGTTTGATTACAAGCCGCAGCTCGCCAAGTTCAATGGGACGCTGCCGCCGCCCGAGTTGTTGAAGGATTACCGCGCCGCTTTCATCAATCCCAACTCAAAGCTGCTCGGCCCGAAATTCAAGTTCGCCAGGCATGGACAATCGGGAGCGGAGCTTTCCGAGCTATTGCCGCATCTGGCAGGGATCGCTGATGATGTCGCCATCGTCAAATCGATGGTCACCGACGCCTTCAATCACGCGCCGGGGCAGTTGTTGATGAACACCGGCTCGATGATCTTCGGGCGACCGAGCATGGGCGCGTGGGTGCTGTATGGGCTGGGCAGCGAAGGCCGCGACCTGCCGGCTTTCGTCGTCTTCAGCTCGGGGAGCAAAGGCCCGAGCGGCGGCAACTCATGTTGGGGCAGCGGCTTTCTGCCGACCGTCTATCAAGGGGTGCAGTTCCGCAGCGGCGGCGACCCTGTGCTCTATCTTTCAAACCCGCGCGGTGTTGACGCAGGGCTGCAACGCGCGACGCTCGATTCCCTGAGCCGCCTGAACCAGATGCGGCTGGATGCGGTCGGCGATCCCGAAATCAGCACGCGCATCAACTCGTTCGAGATGGCGTTTCGCATGCAGAGCGCCGCGCCCGACTTGATGGACATCGCCAAAGAGCCGCCGCGCGTCCTTGAGATGTATGGCGCCGAGCCGGGCAAATCATCGTTTGCCAACAACTGCCTGCTGGCCCGCCGGCTGGTCGAGCGCGGCGTGCGCTTTGTGCAGTTGTATCACGAGGCATGGGATCAGCACGGCGCGCTGGTCAAGGATTTGAAGAAGAACTGCCAGGACACCGATCAGGCGTGCGCGGCGCTCATCAAAGACTTGAAGCAGCGCGGCATGCTCGATGACACGCTGGTCATCTGGGGCGGCGAGTTCGGGCGCACGCCGATGATGCAGGCGGGCGACGATGGCCGCGACCATCACCCCAACGCTTTCACGATGTGGCTGGCGGGCGGCGGCATCAAGCCGGGCATCACCATCGGCGAAACCGACGAGCTTGGCTTCAACGTCGCCAAAGACAAAGTTCATGTTCATGACCTGCACGCCACCATCCTGCGGCTGTTAGGGTTCGATCACACGAAGCTGACCTACCGATTCCAGGGCCGCGACTTTCGTCTGACCGACGTTCACGGCAACGTCGTCGAGAGCCTGCTTGCTTGA
- a CDS encoding SCO family protein produces MSTRSRKIGRSSAAALAVFIIGAGALATRCAAQAGNSATAQGTAAQNYFTDVELVNQDGKPMRLYSDLMKDRVVIINAFFTTCTSICPPMTANLSKVQNWLGDRLGKEVQMLSISVDPLTDTPPRLKDYAQKFGARPGWYFLSGKKENVEFALHKLGQFVEEKNDHTSIVIIGNLRTGLWKKAFGLAKPDELIKVVESVLNDKPVESK; encoded by the coding sequence ATGAGCACACGGTCAAGAAAGATAGGCAGGTCGTCGGCAGCGGCGCTGGCGGTTTTCATTATCGGCGCTGGCGCGCTGGCTACTCGTTGCGCCGCGCAAGCCGGCAACTCTGCGACCGCGCAGGGCACGGCGGCGCAGAATTACTTTACCGATGTCGAGCTGGTCAATCAGGACGGCAAGCCCATGCGCCTGTACAGCGATCTGATGAAAGACCGTGTGGTCATCATCAACGCTTTCTTTACCACCTGCACCAGCATCTGCCCGCCGATGACCGCTAATCTGAGTAAGGTGCAGAACTGGCTGGGCGACCGCCTCGGCAAAGAGGTGCAGATGCTTTCAATCAGCGTTGACCCGCTGACCGACACGCCGCCGCGCCTGAAAGACTACGCGCAGAAGTTCGGCGCGCGGCCCGGCTGGTACTTCCTCTCCGGCAAAAAAGAGAATGTCGAATTCGCGCTGCACAAGCTTGGGCAGTTCGTCGAAGAGAAAAACGATCACACCAGCATCGTCATTATCGGCAACCTGCGGACGGGGCTCTGGAAAAAAGCTTTCGGCCTGGCAAAGCCGGATGAGCTGATTAAAGTGGTTGAGAGCGTCTTGAACGATAAGCCGGTGGAATCGAAGTAA
- a CDS encoding sulfatase-like hydrolase/transferase codes for MSTSKPSAAPQANPSPAASAANQSLPLARRLLRYTLAGGVAALLLAGLEWAETSVQLTPVFASFGERLIFTAYFSMNLLSGAVIGLAVGAAFCIGLALQKKLASWIARGAIRWLHEVIAALIVCGVFAFALNQQWYAHRFAMSLIREAEKIERLNALLLNHERATSYLILLAFVIFAASLSWLAHAASRFPFWLRAAYLMALALFVGIAYTLDVRTEPLLYEHSFHQLMFVLATAAGMALVATAYSTSPRLQSVWPRLRPTTRRLMTITGLVIFIGALLFTFFYFDRNQNLKVQIFSRTVQAKKHFRLIQWAVDFDRDGYSAILGGGDLNDNRADINPGQLEVVSDGTDNNCIGGDLTRKELERWRRERESHYVAPQAGARRLNVIYVFIDALRPDRLGAYGHTRNTSPNLDKLAARGTVFENAYTPAPNTFEALPKFMQSSYWDAQLPTWTEVLAQNNYNAILFPRRIVTLLRHVRGMTVAPHSADGTFAGSVDTAIDLLSKAPADRPFAAYLYATDPHRPYRVHEGFDFGRNDNEHYDSEIAYDDHQLGRLFDWMEQAGRMKDTMVVIMADHGESLGERGVHKHSSQLYNEQSRIPMIIYVPDTAPRRVSAYVSSVDLGATILNAVGLDYPKDYAGVSLMPLLRGEAMAHPPIYAEQTTEEDSPYLPPEKNLVPNGKKYMVITQDGFKLVYNRDYYAFELFDLKNDPGEVRNLYNAQPERAAEMRALLGRYIDVVQASRPADADETQYHFGPTRGREEGDDPAGGEEH; via the coding sequence ATGTCCACCTCGAAACCTTCTGCCGCGCCGCAGGCCAACCCCTCGCCTGCCGCCAGCGCGGCAAATCAATCGCTGCCACTCGCGCGGCGACTGTTGCGCTACACGCTTGCCGGCGGCGTGGCGGCGTTGCTGCTCGCGGGGCTGGAGTGGGCTGAGACCAGCGTTCAGCTCACGCCGGTCTTCGCGTCGTTCGGCGAGCGGCTGATCTTCACCGCCTACTTCAGCATGAACCTCTTGAGCGGTGCTGTGATCGGCCTCGCGGTCGGCGCGGCCTTCTGCATTGGCCTTGCCTTACAAAAGAAACTCGCAAGCTGGATAGCGCGCGGCGCAATCCGTTGGCTGCACGAAGTGATTGCCGCGCTGATCGTTTGCGGCGTGTTCGCCTTCGCGCTCAACCAGCAATGGTACGCGCACCGCTTCGCCATGTCCTTAATCCGCGAAGCCGAAAAGATCGAGCGCCTGAACGCTCTGCTGCTCAACCATGAACGCGCCACCTCTTACCTGATCCTGCTGGCCTTCGTCATCTTTGCCGCAAGCCTCAGTTGGCTGGCGCACGCCGCGTCACGCTTTCCGTTCTGGCTCAGAGCGGCGTACCTCATGGCGCTCGCCTTGTTTGTGGGCATCGCTTACACCCTCGACGTGCGCACCGAGCCGCTGCTTTACGAGCACTCATTTCATCAATTGATGTTCGTGCTGGCGACTGCCGCGGGGATGGCGCTGGTGGCCACGGCTTATTCAACCTCGCCGCGCTTGCAAAGCGTCTGGCCGCGCCTGCGACCGACGACGCGGCGACTGATGACGATTACGGGGCTAGTTATCTTTATCGGCGCGCTGCTGTTCACGTTCTTCTACTTTGATCGCAATCAAAATCTCAAGGTGCAAATCTTTTCGCGCACCGTGCAGGCGAAAAAGCATTTCCGGTTGATTCAGTGGGCGGTGGATTTTGACCGCGACGGTTACTCGGCGATTCTCGGCGGCGGCGACCTGAATGACAATCGCGCCGACATCAACCCCGGCCAGTTGGAAGTTGTTTCTGACGGCACCGACAACAACTGCATCGGCGGCGACCTGACGCGCAAAGAGCTTGAGCGATGGCGGCGCGAGCGCGAGTCACACTACGTTGCGCCGCAAGCCGGGGCGCGGCGCTTGAATGTGATCTACGTCTTCATTGACGCGCTGCGGCCCGACCGCCTTGGCGCTTACGGCCACACACGCAACACCAGCCCGAACCTTGATAAGCTGGCGGCGCGCGGCACGGTCTTCGAGAACGCTTACACGCCGGCGCCGAATACCTTTGAAGCGCTGCCGAAGTTCATGCAGTCGTCTTACTGGGACGCGCAGTTGCCGACCTGGACGGAGGTGCTGGCGCAGAACAACTACAATGCGATTCTCTTTCCGCGCCGCATCGTCACCCTGCTGCGCCACGTGCGCGGCATGACGGTCGCGCCGCACTCCGCGGACGGCACCTTCGCCGGCTCGGTTGACACGGCGATTGATCTTCTAAGCAAAGCGCCGGCGGATCGCCCGTTCGCGGCTTATCTCTACGCCACAGACCCGCACCGCCCGTATCGCGTTCACGAAGGCTTCGACTTTGGCCGTAACGACAACGAGCATTACGACAGCGAGATTGCTTACGACGATCACCAGCTCGGTCGCCTGTTCGACTGGATGGAGCAAGCGGGCCGCATGAAAGACACGATGGTGGTGATTATGGCCGACCACGGCGAATCGCTCGGCGAGCGCGGCGTTCACAAGCATTCGTCGCAGCTCTACAACGAACAATCGCGCATCCCGATGATTATCTATGTGCCGGACACCGCGCCGCGCCGCGTCAGCGCCTATGTCAGCTCGGTTGATCTGGGAGCGACGATCTTAAACGCCGTCGGGTTGGATTACCCGAAAGATTATGCCGGCGTCAGCCTGATGCCGTTGCTGCGCGGCGAAGCGATGGCGCACCCGCCCATCTACGCCGAGCAGACGACCGAAGAAGATTCGCCGTACCTGCCGCCGGAAAAGAATCTGGTGCCGAACGGCAAGAAATACATGGTCATCACTCAGGACGGCTTCAAGCTGGTTTACAACCGCGACTACTACGCCTTCGAGCTGTTCGATTTGAAAAACGATCCGGGCGAAGTCCGCAACCTCTATAATGCGCAGCCTGAGCGCGCCGCAGAGATGCGCGCCCTGCTCGGTCGCTATATTGATGTGGTGCAGGCGAGCCGCCCCGCGGATGCCGACGAAACGCAATATCACTTTGGCCCGACCCGTGGCCGCGAAGAAGGCGACGACCCCGCGGGCGGAGAAGAGCATTAG
- a CDS encoding carbohydrate kinase: protein MTSGRYTIVGLGEIVWDLLPAGPRLGGAPANFAYFASLLGNHAVVASRVGSDELGHKTLQRLHQSGLPTVYVQRDDTRPTGTVRVRVDEQGQPDFTITEMAAWDFLEFTPQWQALAVDADAVCFGALAQRSTASRETIRKFLSATRKDALRVFDVNLRQSFYSAEVLGDSLRQARVVKLNHLELPIVAAMFDLAGDTDEARARALLRAYSLEMVCVTRGAHGSLLVNAAEAVSHAGIPVTTADAIGAGDAFTAALAHHYLRGARLAEIGRAANLLGAWVASQVGATPTVEAAILRQVIEGAEVS from the coding sequence ATGACTTCTGGCCGCTATACCATCGTCGGTTTAGGCGAGATCGTTTGGGATTTGCTGCCTGCGGGGCCGCGGCTCGGCGGCGCGCCGGCCAATTTCGCCTATTTCGCCAGCCTGCTGGGCAATCACGCCGTCGTTGCCAGCCGCGTCGGCAGCGACGAGCTTGGACATAAAACGCTGCAACGCCTGCACCAATCGGGCTTGCCGACCGTTTATGTTCAGCGCGATGACACGCGCCCGACCGGCACCGTGCGGGTGCGCGTCGATGAACAGGGGCAGCCGGATTTCACGATCACCGAAATGGCGGCATGGGACTTTTTGGAGTTCACGCCACAATGGCAGGCGCTGGCCGTCGACGCCGACGCTGTCTGTTTTGGCGCGCTGGCGCAGCGTTCGACGGCGTCACGCGAAACGATTCGCAAGTTTTTAAGCGCCACCCGCAAGGATGCCTTGCGGGTGTTCGATGTCAACCTGCGGCAATCGTTCTACTCGGCAGAGGTTCTCGGCGATTCGCTGCGGCAGGCAAGAGTCGTCAAGCTCAACCATCTGGAATTGCCCATCGTCGCGGCGATGTTCGATCTTGCGGGCGATACGGATGAAGCGCGGGCGCGGGCCTTGCTGCGCGCTTACTCGCTTGAGATGGTCTGCGTGACGCGCGGCGCGCACGGAAGCCTTCTGGTCAACGCCGCCGAGGCCGTCAGCCACGCGGGGATTCCGGTGACGACCGCCGACGCCATCGGCGCGGGCGACGCGTTCACGGCGGCGCTCGCGCATCATTACTTGCGCGGCGCGCGGCTAGCCGAGATCGGTCGGGCCGCCAACCTGCTGGGCGCATGGGTCGCCTCGCAGGTCGGCGCAACGCCTACGGTCGAGGCGGCGATCTTGCGGCAAGTCATCGAAGGCGCGGAGGTCTCTTAA
- a CDS encoding outer membrane beta-barrel protein: MKRIFLLVTVLFVVSVSARAQHHPHVEVWGSYSLYVADLDVLDNETLHGYGAGIQGNLSKYFGGVFEFTSNHGASGPVTIQVPGALVLIPELDTRINTFLGGPRFSYRPKAVTLFAHALFGGADSKLRDEKGGSGFSASNTEFAMAFGGGIDINLGKHYAIRAAQVDYLSIHTDVDTRLTGGGGVGSISSSTSDWLHNYRYQAGFVFKF, from the coding sequence ATGAAACGAATCTTTTTGCTCGTTACCGTTTTGTTTGTTGTGTCGGTATCCGCACGGGCTCAGCACCACCCGCATGTCGAGGTGTGGGGAAGCTATTCGCTCTATGTTGCCGACCTTGACGTTCTCGATAACGAGACGCTGCACGGGTATGGCGCGGGCATCCAGGGGAATCTCAGTAAGTACTTCGGCGGGGTTTTTGAATTTACCAGCAACCATGGCGCTTCCGGGCCGGTGACTATCCAGGTGCCTGGAGCGCTCGTCCTCATCCCGGAGCTGGACACCCGTATCAATACCTTTTTGGGCGGTCCGCGGTTCTCATACCGCCCCAAGGCCGTGACCTTATTCGCGCATGCTCTGTTTGGTGGAGCCGACTCGAAACTGCGAGACGAAAAAGGCGGGAGCGGGTTTAGTGCCAGCAACACGGAGTTCGCGATGGCCTTCGGCGGCGGCATCGACATCAACCTGGGCAAGCATTACGCGATTCGCGCCGCGCAGGTCGATTATTTGTCCATCCACACAGACGTCGACACCAGACTGACCGGCGGCGGCGGCGTTGGCTCGATTTCTTCGTCAACCAGTGACTGGCTTCACAACTATCGTTATCAGGCCGGCTTCGTCTTCAAATTCTAA
- a CDS encoding protein kinase has protein sequence MSSGPSNLDRRQQVESILRAALRRAPRERTAFVAEACAGDLALRREVEARLAPSQPTEVRTDLPTVEAPTVEAATGALAEAATIGLSGDEQAEMFRLSNIGPYQVIRKIGEGGMGAVYLAERADAQYKKQVAIKLVRRGMASSFIVRRFRNERQILAALDHPNIARLLDGGATEDGLPYFVMEYIEGQPITDYADARKLATAERLKLFRKVCAAVHYAHQKLVVHRDIKPSNILVTADGEPKLVDFGIAKLLDPTQSEGLIDTGATGHGMMTPEYASPEQARGEPITISTDIYSLGVVLYQLLTGRRPYRIKSRSPQDIVRAICEQEPFRPSTAVADGPRGEALATELQQQAETVSTEAQDNSRPPTRAPRSKALSRRLRGDLDNIVLMAMRKEPERRYASVEQFASDIQRHLDGLPVIARTDTFTYRAGKFVARHKAGVVAALLILLMLSGGLLAINRQRARAERRFNDVRRLANSFMFEIHDRIEPLPGSTPVRELLVTRALEYLDSLATEAAGDAQLQRELAKAYQKVGDVQGYPFESNLGDTQGALDSYRKALAISEALVKDHPNDIQMQRDLLVSYERIGDVLLATGDTTGALEHQRKALSISQPIAAARADDGEWRRTAMIGYLKVGQVLAQTGENTAALDHFRKALELAEKSVEAEPSARARGDLALMRNKVADMLMAGGDAADALEHYRKGLAIREALAAEDPSSAPARRAVAASNEKIADTLASMGNISEALGYQRKTLASDEALAAADPANVDAQFDLGIGYDNIAELLARSGDRRAALDHYHKGLAILEKISGANPDNAEMKSYLADGLIKFGKVQAAGDEMAAAIDSIERGRLILEGLSSEDAANVEARTALADAYLVLGDVQARLAASRKSAAHWRAARSSYSQGQTIYNDLRSRNLLQGDSSDKPDELTRKLAECDAALAGRGN, from the coding sequence ATGAGCAGTGGACCATCGAACCTTGATCGCCGGCAGCAGGTTGAATCGATTCTCCGAGCGGCGCTCAGGCGAGCGCCGCGCGAGCGCACCGCGTTTGTCGCCGAGGCATGCGCCGGCGACCTGGCGCTCAGGCGCGAAGTCGAAGCCCGGCTCGCTCCCTCGCAGCCCACAGAGGTCCGCACAGACTTACCGACGGTCGAAGCGCCCACCGTTGAAGCGGCGACCGGCGCGCTAGCTGAAGCCGCCACCATCGGCTTGTCCGGCGACGAGCAGGCCGAGATGTTTCGGCTCTCGAACATCGGCCCTTATCAAGTCATTCGCAAAATCGGCGAAGGCGGCATGGGCGCGGTCTACCTGGCCGAGCGTGCCGACGCGCAGTACAAAAAGCAGGTTGCCATCAAACTGGTCAGGCGCGGCATGGCCAGCAGCTTCATCGTCCGCCGCTTCCGCAATGAGCGGCAGATTCTCGCCGCGCTCGATCACCCGAACATTGCGCGACTCTTAGACGGCGGCGCGACCGAAGACGGCTTGCCCTACTTCGTCATGGAGTACATCGAAGGCCAGCCCATCACCGACTACGCCGACGCTCGCAAACTCGCGACTGCCGAACGGCTGAAGCTCTTTCGCAAGGTCTGCGCCGCGGTTCACTACGCTCATCAAAAGCTCGTCGTTCACCGTGACATTAAGCCGTCGAACATCCTGGTGACCGCCGACGGCGAGCCGAAGCTGGTTGATTTCGGCATCGCCAAGCTGCTCGACCCGACGCAGAGCGAGGGCCTGATTGATACGGGCGCGACCGGCCACGGCATGATGACGCCGGAATACGCCAGCCCCGAGCAGGCGCGCGGCGAGCCGATCACCATCTCCACAGACATCTATTCGCTCGGCGTCGTGCTGTACCAGTTGCTCACCGGGCGGCGTCCTTATCGAATCAAGAGCCGCTCGCCGCAAGATATCGTCCGGGCCATCTGCGAACAGGAGCCGTTCAGGCCCAGCACAGCGGTGGCCGACGGGCCGCGCGGCGAAGCCTTGGCGACCGAGCTGCAACAGCAAGCGGAAACGGTCAGCACAGAGGCTCAGGACAACTCGCGACCGCCAACCCGCGCGCCGCGCTCGAAAGCCCTGAGTCGTAGGCTGCGCGGCGACCTCGACAACATCGTGCTGATGGCCATGCGCAAGGAGCCTGAGCGGCGTTACGCCTCGGTCGAGCAGTTCGCCAGCGACATTCAACGCCACCTCGACGGCTTGCCGGTGATCGCGCGCACAGACACCTTCACTTACCGCGCCGGCAAGTTCGTCGCGCGCCACAAAGCCGGCGTCGTTGCGGCGCTGTTGATCCTGCTGATGCTGAGTGGCGGGCTGCTGGCCATCAATCGTCAACGGGCGCGCGCCGAGCGCCGCTTCAACGACGTTCGGCGGCTCGCCAACTCGTTCATGTTCGAGATCCACGACCGCATCGAGCCGCTGCCGGGCTCGACCCCTGTGCGCGAGCTGCTGGTGACGCGGGCGCTCGAATACCTCGACAGCCTTGCCACAGAGGCCGCCGGCGATGCGCAGTTGCAGCGCGAGCTGGCGAAGGCTTATCAAAAAGTCGGCGACGTGCAGGGCTACCCATTCGAATCGAACCTCGGCGACACACAGGGGGCGCTCGACAGTTATCGCAAGGCGCTGGCCATCAGCGAGGCGCTGGTCAAAGATCACCCGAACGACATCCAGATGCAGCGCGACTTGCTGGTCAGTTACGAGCGCATCGGCGATGTGCTGCTGGCGACCGGCGATACGACGGGCGCGCTCGAACATCAACGCAAGGCGCTGTCGATCTCGCAACCCATCGCCGCCGCGCGCGCAGACGATGGCGAGTGGCGGCGCACGGCGATGATCGGTTATTTGAAGGTTGGGCAGGTGCTGGCGCAGACCGGCGAGAATACTGCTGCGCTCGATCATTTTCGCAAGGCGCTTGAGCTGGCCGAGAAGTCTGTCGAAGCCGAGCCTTCGGCGCGGGCGCGCGGCGACCTGGCGTTGATGCGCAACAAGGTCGCGGACATGCTGATGGCCGGCGGCGACGCGGCGGACGCGCTTGAGCATTACCGCAAAGGGCTGGCGATTCGCGAGGCGCTTGCCGCCGAAGACCCGTCGAGCGCCCCGGCCCGCCGCGCCGTCGCCGCCAGCAACGAAAAAATCGCCGACACGCTGGCTTCGATGGGCAACATTAGCGAAGCGCTCGGCTATCAGCGTAAGACGCTCGCATCGGACGAAGCCCTGGCCGCCGCCGACCCGGCCAATGTGGATGCGCAATTCGATCTCGGCATCGGCTATGACAACATCGCCGAGCTGTTGGCGCGTTCGGGCGACCGCCGCGCCGCGCTCGATCATTATCATAAAGGGCTGGCGATCCTCGAAAAGATTTCCGGCGCGAACCCGGACAACGCCGAGATGAAAAGTTATCTGGCCGACGGCTTGATTAAGTTCGGCAAAGTGCAGGCGGCGGGTGACGAGATGGCGGCGGCGATTGACAGCATCGAGCGCGGGCGGCTGATCCTTGAAGGGCTGTCATCAGAAGATGCGGCGAACGTCGAAGCGCGGACGGCGCTCGCCGACGCCTATCTGGTGCTGGGCGACGTACAGGCGCGGCTGGCGGCAAGTCGCAAGTCGGCGGCGCACTGGCGCGCGGCGCGCTCGTCGTACAGTCAGGGTCAAACGATTTACAACGACCTGCGCAGCCGCAATCTCTTGCAGGGCGACAGCTCAGACAAGCCTGATGAGTTAACCCGCAAGCTCGCCGAGTGCGACGCGGCGCTGGCTGGCAGAGGCAATTAA